The Brassica napus cultivar Da-Ae chromosome C7, Da-Ae, whole genome shotgun sequence genomic interval AGACTGTCCTCCATAACGCGTGTCCTGGAGCTGGAGCCTGTGGTGGCATGTACACTGCTAATACAATGGCTTCTGCAATCGAAGCCATGGGAATGTCCCTTCCTTACAGGTTAGCCTTGCAAACACTAGTGACCATACATTCCTCCAGACTAAACAATTTATGTGgttcttttaacttttattcTTGAAGCTCTTCAATACCCGCTGAAGACCCGTTAAAGCTGGACGAGTGCCGGTTAGCCGGAAAATATCTTGTAGAATTGCTAAAGATGGACTTGAAACCCCGTGACATTATCACTCCTAAATCACTTCGTAATGCGATGGTCACAGTCATGGCTCTTGGGGGATCAACCAACGCTGTATTGCATTTAATTGCTATTGCCAGGTATAACTTTTGCTTATCATTATCATGGAACACAATAGACTGATGTAATAAACGAAGATTATTCCAGGTCTGTGGGTTTGGAGTTGACCCTTGACGATTTCCAGAAGGTCAGCGACGCTGTTCCATTTCTAGCAGACCTTAAACCAAGTGGGAAGTATGTTATGGAAGATATACATAAGGTGCGTGCGTCTTTGGCAATATCGTTTGGATTATTAGTTATTGATCATTTTGTataattgttgttgttgctaCTTGATCTACAGATTGGTGGAACACCAGCTGTTCTTCGTTATCTATTAGAAGCTGGATTTATGGATGGGGATTGTATCACTGGTATAGATTGTTAAAGCGTTTTAGAAACTCTGAATTAACATTTTGGATTGATGTGAGTTGCTTACAAACATGATTGCGTTACTATTTTGTTCTTGTCTCCTACCAGTCACAGGGCAGACTTTGGCTCAGAATTTGGAAAACGTCCCTCGCTTACCAGAAAACCAGGTCCGGTTTGTTTGTAATGTTACTGGTTATTTCATTTCTTCTTGATTATGGTGGATGTTAATTATACATTTCTCTGATTATGACTTGTAAAAGTTTCCAGGTTATAATTAGACCTGTGTCAAACCCAATCAAGGAGACTGGACACATTCAAATCTTGAGAGGAGACCTTGCACCAGAGGGTTCTGTAGCAAAGATAACCGGCAAAGAAGGGTTATATTTCTCTGGTAATGCTGATTCACTCTCATGTCCCCTTACACCCAACTGTCTAGTTAAACACTTCACAGTATTAGGGTTTATACAATGGTAACTATTCTGTATCAGGTCCTGCACTTGTATTTGAAGGAGAGGAATCTATGTTGGCTGCTATATCAGCAGACCCGATGAGTTTTAAAGTAATTGCCTTTCTGATTAAATTTGTACTGTCTGTCTGCTGAGAATGTATATCGTTTGTTACAGGGAACAGTGGTTGTTATCAGAGGAGAGGGTCCTAAAGGAGGTCCAGGCATGCCTGAGATGTTGACACCAACTAGTGCTATAATGGGTGCCGGTCTTGGAAAGGTACCACCTTTTACTTGAAACACACTTTCTTTTATTGAGATAACGCATGCTTTATGTTTGTGAACACACTTTGTCTTGTTGTTGGCACTTGCAGGAATGTGCATTGCTGACTGATGGTAGGTTCTCGGGTGGGTCACACGGTTTCGTTGTTGGCCACATTTGTCCTGAGGCTCaggtttgtttttctttctgtcTGTCCACTGGCTCTGCTTTTGTAATATTACAAGTACCAAAACAGACATTAATGTGAAGATGGTTAGTGATGAGAGATTTTCCTCGGTTTTCACATACTATTTATATATGCAGGAAGGTGGTCCAATTGGTCTGGTAGAGAATGGAGACATAATCACAATCGACATAGGAAAGAAGAGAATAGACACACAAGTCTCGGCCGAAGAGATGAATGCGCGAAGAAAGAAATGGACTGCTCCTGCTTACAAGGTTAACCGCGGAGTTCTATACAAGGTACTATCAATGAAACCACTACTCGTAATGTACGTATCTCTCTGTCTTATTTGTTGGATTATTTGCTAAAACAATGGTTTTTGGATGACAAACTCTAAAACAGTACATCAAGAATGTGCAATCGGCTTCAGCTGGATGCGTGACTGATGAGTAGCTCGACATCTCTGAGCAGTTTTTGTGAATGAGCAACAGAAAGTAGCATGTTCACGAGGGAAACTGTACGGTCATTTCTTTAGTATCATTGTAGCTTCTGGATCATTTGCATGGTTTGTTTTTTACAATTTGTTTCTCTCTTCTGTCAAAATGAGAACTTGTATGTTGCCAATAAAGACAATTTTGCAttattattcaataaaaacacTTATTTTTCTCCATTCAGATTCATttgtaaaatatacattttcttaaaattaagaATGTGTTGCGAGAAATGGGCACCACTACTAACGTATAGAATGGGTGACTCCCACCATTTTATTACTTATGCCATGTCTCATGACAAGATCTTgttaaaaagaacaaaaaaatatcaaaactttattacaaaattagttagtAAAACAAGAAATTTTCAAACTTTAGAGAGATCTCCAAAATAattgaataatataatatgaGAAGTATAATAGTTTctcatttcttcttctcattcaTTCCAAGAGTGTTCTTGACACCATCAACCGCACCCTGAGCCATATTCTTCACCGACTCTCCGGTCTGTCCCCGAAAACATTTTCATCGTTAGTCTAGATCAATACAAGTTTAGCTTCTTActaattcatatcattttattgGACAACACTAGTTCATATCATATATAGTAGTAGTATATAATTAACAATGGTTAAACATTAGTTTATCGAAATTACTTGTTGGATGAAACCAGAGGCTTGTTGTTGCCCGTGCTGGGCAGATTCTTTGGTGGACTGAGCTGCGTTAGCAGTCTTGTCGCAAGCGTTGTGTGCAGTTTCCTTGGCTGATTCAGTCCATTGCTCGGCCTTCTCCTGCCATATCACcaatatatacatttatttcATAACCAAAATCATGTTTATATTAGCGATTAAAACAAGAAATGGGATGAGAGATACGTTAGCTTGGCCCCTGGTCTGCCCAGCATTGTACGATTGTTGCAAGTTCGACATGATTTTATCAACTTTAACTTATAAAAAGTGTGGTTCTTTCTTTGGATGATAAATGAGCTTTGATTGACTGATTGATATTTTCATTTCGTGATGACAAGTCAATTTATAGTGTTCTTTTTTCATGATTCGGATTATGGTGTTTGTGGTGAAGAAGAAATGAGTTAACTCCGCTCGAGAGATTTGTGGGTGgccatttatgtttttttgacTTGTTCTCTAatttttactttgttttgttgttttacttttattttgtttgtcttACTTTGGAAATGAGGATAAGTAAATTGAATACCAAAGAAGCTAAGAATTTATATCGATCATGGAAATCTAATGTACTTACATACTGAAGTTTGTTAAAGTTAAAAACGGTTGTGAAGAAATGCGAATCAATCACTAAGAAAACAAGAACACTAACATGATTGAGGCAAATACTCGttttagaatttatatattgattatgCTGTGACTGATGTGAGAAGATATAGATTAACAGATGGATAAACAATAAAGAAAGATACAGAGATTTAATGTGGTTCACTCCTAACGGCTACGTCCACGGGCGAAGAGAGATTTTATTGATGGAGGAATTACAAAGATCTGTCTACAAGAAGATCAGGTCTAGTTTCTCTATGGCTGCTAACTAGGTTTAGAGGagacacaaaatatatatagttgtgtCCCGGAAAACTCTAGCACTAGTGGGCCTCAAAAAAGACTAAGGCCCAACAGATTCAAGGCATTATTCAACAAATCTCCACCTTGACTTGAATCCTCCATAATCAGATGTACCAGAATGCACTTCTTCGTGCTCAGAATATAGATGTACCAGACTCTCTCTTTGTTCAGATGTTCCGTCGACTCAGATGTCAGATGTCCCGTCAGACTAGATGCTCCTCAGAGCCAGATGCCCTCACTTGGGCCATATGCTCTCTTCGAGCCAGATGCCCCTCAGGGCCAAACGCCCATCAGGGCCAGATTTAACAGCTTGAGATGTTTAGCAAATCAAGACAATGCTTGAACTTGCTATGAGGAACCGACTTAGTGAACATATCCGCAGGATTATCAGTTGTTCCTACCTTCTTCACTTCAATCCTCTTCTCATCTCTCAGAAAATGGTATTTTACATCGATATGCTTGGTTCTCTTATGATGAACCTGATCCTTGGCTAAGCAGATAGCCTTAAGCTATCACAGAACACAGTAGCCTGATCATGATGAAGACCAAGATCACTGACCAATCCTCTCAACCATATTGCCTCCTTAGCAGCTTCTGTCAATGTCATATACTCTGCCTCAGTTGTAGACAAAGTCACTGTCGACTGCAAAGTCGCCTTCCAGCTCACAGTAGAACCACCCAAAGTAAATACGTAACCAGTCATGGATCTCTTGCTGTCCACATCTCCTGCATAATCCGAATCAGAATACCCAGTAACCAGTCTTGAATCCTTGTCTCCATAGACAAGACCAATATCAGATGTACCCTTAAGGTATCGGAAAATCCTCTTCACAGCGATCCAGTACTCCTTTCGCGGCTGAACCATGAACCTACTCACAACACTGACTGCGTGTGCAAGATCTGGTCTTGTACAAACCATAGCATACATCAAACTTCCTACATCACTAGCATAAGGAACACGTGACATATAATCGATTTCCctttcagacatttcatcactCATGGTAGGATGAAAATTTACAGCACATGGAGTATCGATAGGCTTAACATTAAGCATCCCGAATCTTGTCAAGACCTTTTCAATGTAGGCCTTTTGTGACaagaacagcttcttcttcgtcctatCCCTGAAGATCTCCATTCCTACAATCTTCCTCGCAGCACCcaaatctttcatctcaaactcagaACTCAGTAGTTCTTTCAGCTTCTGAACATAACACTTCTTCTTGGCAGCTATCAGCATGTCGTCTACATACAACACCAGGTAGATATACGACTCATCCTCCACCTTGCTCATGTAGACACAACAGTCATAAGGACTCCTGTCGTAGCCCAACTTGACCATATAGCTGTCAAACCTCTTGTACCACTgtctaggagactgcttaagTCCATACAGCGACTTCCTCAACTTTCACACGTGATCTTCTTTACCAGGAAATAGAAAACCCTCTGGCTGAGTCATATAGATCTCCTCCTCAAGCTCTCCATGAAGAAAAGCAGTCTTCACATCAAGTTGCTCCAACTCCAGATCCTGACGTGCTACTATCGCCAATAGCACTCTGATAGAGGTGTGTCTGACCACGGGTGAGAATATCTCATTGTAGTCCACGCTTTCTCTTTGACTGAAACCTCTAGCAACAACTCGAGATTTATACTTGACTCCCTCTTCTGGTGACTGGCCTTCTTTTATCTTATAAATCCACTTGCAAGTCACAACTTTTCTCCCAGGTGGTAGTGTGACCAGATCTCATGTGTGATTCTTTTCATGAGATTCCATCTCATCTCCCATTGAAGCAAACCATTTCTCAGATGCATAACTTGAAATGGCTTCTCTGTAAGTAGACGGCTCGTAAATGTCCACTTCCTCTGCAACCTGTAGTGCATAACCCACCATATCTTCAAACCGATATCTCTCTGGTGGCCTAACATCAACTCTCCTTGGTCTGTCTTTAGTAATACTGCGTTTTTCAGACCCAATACGTTGATTTCCAGAATTGGAAGATTGAGGCTGCTCATCAGACATCGATCGCTCGCTCTCTTCCtgaggatcgatcgatctcgTGTTGTCGGATATCGATCGGAGATCTCTGCCATCACCCAATCCTGTGTCTGGCGTAGATCGATCGCTCCCTGACACTGGATCGGTTGATCCTGGGTAGTCTGACTGCACTTCCTGCAGCTCCACCTGCTTGTCAACATCCTCCTGCTCTGCTTCTGAAATAGACTCAGCTGAAACTTTGAACATAGAACTCTCATCAAACACAACGTTCCTGCTCATAACAACCCGTTTCTCAGATGGAGACCAAACTCTGTATCTCTTTACACCATCTTCATAGCCCATAAACACTCCCTTCTTCGCTCTTGGTTCCAGCTTTCCTTCATTAACATGATAGTAAACCGTGCAACCAAAGACTCTCAGAATAGAATAATCAGCAGATCTGCCTGACCAAACCTCATTAGGTATTCGACACTCGATCCCTGTATGCGGTCCAAGATTGATCAAATAACAAGCCGTGTTCACTGCCTCAGCCCAAAACCTCTTCTCTAAACCAGCATTAGAAAGCATGCACCTCGCTCTCTCCAGCAATGTCTGGTTCATTCTCTCTGCTACActattctgctgtggtgtataccTGATTGTATGATGCCTAGCAATCCCTGCATCCTTACAAAACTGATTGAACTCTGTTGAACAGAATTCCAGACCATTATCAGTACGAAGCCTCTTAATCTTATTCTCAGTTTGATTCTCCACCAGTATCTTCCACTCCTTGAAGCTGTTGAAAGCTTCACTTTTGTGCTTCATGAATGTTATCCAAGTCTTCCTCGAATAGTCATCAATCATGGACACAAAATACCTGTGACCCTTCAGCGACTCCACCTTGGAGGGACCCCAACAATCTGAATGGATGTTATCCAGTGTGCCTTTTGTTTTATGAACAACCTTAGGAAACTTCTTTCTGTGCAGCTTCCCAAACACACAGTGCTCACAGAACTCAAGGCTCTTGGTCTTATGACCACAAAGAAGATCATGCTTCGACAGAATCTGCATCCCACGCTCGCCCATATGTCCAAGCCTCATATGCCACAACTTGTCCATATCTTCCTTGCGAACCTCTAGAGATGCAACATTTTTTGAACTTGAAACCGTAGAACCTTCCAGAAAATTCAAAGTACCATGAATGGAACCTCTGAGAATCACATCTGAACCCCTGTAGACACTCAGAACTCCATCTCCACCTGAATACTTGAAACCTCTGCTATCCAAAAGACTAACTGAGATCAAGTTTTAGGACATAGATGGAACATGTCTAACTCCGGTCAACGTGCAGACTCTATCATCATGTGTCCTGAGCTTGATAGAACCGATTCCTGCAATATCGCAAGCAAAGTCATTCGCCATCTTGATCTTGTCATCATTCACTGCCTCATACTCTGAGAACCATTCTCTCCTTGGACACATATGATAAGATGCGCCTGTGTCCAGGACCCACACATCTCTAGGATGTGTTTTTCCATGAGCAACCAGCGCAATATCTTCATCAGATTTAGCCTCATTCTTGGCTACCGCAGCGGAACCagtctgcttcttcttcttaggacAATCAGATTTCCAATGTCCTTTCTCTTTGCAGTAATTGCAAATATCAGTTGGTTTAGGACCTTTTGAAAATGACCTTTTGTCTTTCGACTTCTTGCCTTTTCCAAAGTTCTTTCCACCACCTACAAACAACCTATAAGCTTGGTCGTCTGTACCAGAACCAGATGCCTTGTGTCGCAACTCCCTGCTATGAAGTGCTGACCTGACTTCCTCCAAATTCATTGTATCCTTACTCCTTATGAATGACTGAACAAagttctcataggagtttggtaGTGATACCAACAAAATCAGTGCTGCATCCTCATCTTCCACCTTAACATCAATATTCCTCAGATCCAACAAGATGGAATTTAGACTGTCAagatgatcttggagttgtgtaCCTTCTTGCATCCTCAGAGCGAAAAGACGTTGTTTCAGAAGTAGCTTCTTAGTTAGAGACTTCGTCATGTATAGACTCTCTAGCTTCGACCACAAATCAGCTGCAACATCAACACCGGAAACTTCGATGATGATCTCATCTGCCAGACACAACAAAACTGTTGAATACGCCTTCTCTTCAGTAACCTCCATCTCAGTAGTAACAGGTTCAACCTTCTTCCCTGACAACGGTGCCCAAAAACCTTGTTGCTTCAGCAACGCCTTCATCTTGATTTGCCAGAGACTGAAACTGTTCCTTCCAGTAAACTTGTCGATCTTCATATTCATCTCAGACATCTTCTCACCAGATTCAAcccgaagctctgataccagtttgtTGTGACGGATGTGAGAGGATATAGATTAACAGATGGATAAACAATAAAGAAAGACACCgagatttaacgtggttcaccccTAACGGCTACGTCCACGGGCAAAGAGAAATTTTATTGATGGAAGAATTACAGAAATCTGTCAACAAGAAGATCAGATCTAGGAATGAAAAATTTATTACTCATTAAATCTTATATTTATACAGTTTCAAACCCCGGTATACAGTTTCAAACTCAGTTTCAAATTTAGTGGGTCTGGTAGGACTACCGAAGTTTACTCGATTTGCTCATGTTAGTCTAGCTGATTAGGATGGGAAAATGACGATTTTGTGGGACAAGAATTCTCCTTCTAGTGGCTTCAAGAAAAATATGATTTGATGTGCGGAGATCGCGCTTGATAAACACAATGGAGATGAGATTTGGGGAAAGGTTGAGTGGCTTGATGGTGTGCTTCCAGTCCCTGGCTCATATGAGTTGTTAAGGTTCTTGCTGTTACTCTTTGAAGAATGATATGCAAAAACATACTTGTATAGGGCGGAATCTTTCTAAGTGTGGGTACTATAACATTATGTTTGatgattattttgttatttttcaaaACTGAATGTTACAAACCTTTTATGGATAACTTAATATTATAAGCATCATCATTTCACATTTCATTTTCAAACTTTTGATGGATAGCTAATTTTCTGGTGCTAAACATTTTTGAACGTCGTTTTCAGGATAAGTAtttgttctttctcttctctaGTTAGAGTTTTCTGGATAGCTATTTGTTCATCTCCTATAGTTAAGAAACATGAGAATAAAACAAAGATTTTTCAGGAAACATTGTGTTACACAGTGTATCCAATAAACACAAAAGCATGAAATTGCTACTAAATAAAACATCCAAAGATAATATTGAATGCATGGACCAgattatatctttttttttttttttttttttgaaaattaccaGATTATATCTTAAGGAGAGAAAGGTATAATCTCACGAACCATAAATCAAGGACAGCATTTACGTATAGTTTTAGACATATCATTCTTATTCTTGAAATTAAATAACTAACAAGACATATTTTCATTATGTGCTAGCTAGATCAT includes:
- the LOC106363906 gene encoding late embryogenesis abundant protein 1 gives rise to the protein MSNLQQSYNAGQTRGQANEKAEQWTESAKETAHNACDKTANAAQSTKESAQHGQQQASGFIQQTGESVKNMAQGAVDGVKNTLGMNEKKK
- the LOC106452467 gene encoding dihydroxy-acid dehydratase, chloroplastic translates to MHATILSPRATLFPPHNVRSSNTLDSRRRRRPTFSCAAQPVTADPSPPLTDSSNKLNKYSSRITEPKSQGGSQAILHGVGLSDDDLLKPQIGISSVWYEGNTCNMHLLRLSEAVKEGVEKAGMVGFRFNTIGVSDAISMGTRGMCFSLQSRDLIADSIETVMSAQWYDGNISIPGCDKNMPGTIMAMGRLNRPGIMVYGGTIKPGHFQEKTYDIVSAFQSYGEFVGGSISDEQRKTVLHNACPGAGACGGMYTANTMASAIEAMGMSLPYSSSIPAEDPLKLDECRLAGKYLVELLKMDLKPRDIITPKSLRNAMVTVMALGGSTNAVLHLIAIARSVGLELTLDDFQKVSDAVPFLADLKPSGKYVMEDIHKIGGTPAVLRYLLEAGFMDGDCITVTGQTLAQNLENVPRLPENQVIIRPVSNPIKETGHIQILRGDLAPEGSVAKITGKEGLYFSGPALVFEGEESMLAAISADPMSFKGTVVVIRGEGPKGGPGMPEMLTPTSAIMGAGLGKECALLTDGRFSGGSHGFVVGHICPEAQEGGPIGLVENGDIITIDIGKKRIDTQVSAEEMNARRKKWTAPAYKVNRGVLYKYIKNVQSASAGCVTDE